In Macadamia integrifolia cultivar HAES 741 chromosome 12, SCU_Mint_v3, whole genome shotgun sequence, the following are encoded in one genomic region:
- the LOC122057227 gene encoding sister chromatid cohesion protein SCC4 isoform X4, giving the protein MVKLWSCNFNSQLANALIIEGDYWNSISALERGFECATEICYPELQMFFATSILHVHFMQWDDVNSVERAVEKCDEVWEYIHPDKRQQCLGLFFYNELLHTFYLLRICDYKNASQHVDKLDAAMKVELQQVQRVEELTAELNAINLSLSRSGLHHKERSALCQKQVQLQEQLSHVTRFSSTGKVSLEPSYFGNARRAWEDKLALAPPPIDGEWLPKGAVYALVDLMAVMIGRPKGSFKECGRRIQSGLQSIHEELLQLGITDGATEVDLHHSAIWMAGVYLMILMQFLENKVAMALTRSEFVEAQEALVQMKNWLISFPTILQGCESIFEMLRGQYAHSLGIFSEAAFHFIEAAKLTESKSMQAMCQVYAAVSYICIGDAESSSQALDLIGPVYRIMDSFVGVREKTAVLFAYGLLLMKQHNLQEARSEAYRRAFTLLQASSEENTDCPCCSFASSIRFFAWRLFICHLSPCCTLERIRLASGLRITHQHLGNIQLVSQYLTILGSLALALHDTGQAREILKSSLTLAKSLYDIPTQIWVLSVLTALYQELGERGNEMANSEYERKKADDLQKRLADAQSSIHHIELIDKVRLNIRQNHELDIKRAINAGSSMRFNLDIPESVGLSAPSPAPSSSKLMDVDIRRRSKRRI; this is encoded by the exons ATGG TGAAATTATGGTCCTGTAATTTCAATTCACAGCTTGCAAATGCTTTAATAATTGAAGGTGATTATTGGAATTCGATATCTGCTTTGGAGCGTGGATTTGAGTGTGCCACAGAAATATGCTATCCAGAGCTTCAG ATGTTTTTTGCAACTTCTATTTTGCATGTGCATTTCATGCAATGGGATGATGTAAATTCAGTGGAAAGAGCTGTTGAAAAGTGTGATGAGGTCTGGGAGTATATCCATCCAGATAAA AGACAGCAGTGCCTGGGGTTGTTCTTTTACAATGAGCTTCTGCATACTTTCTATCTACTCAGGATATGCGACTACAAAAATGCATCGCAACACGTTGACAAATTGGATGCTGCTATGAAGGTTGAATTGCAGCAGGTGCAACGTGTCGAGGAATTGACTGCAGAACTTAATGCCATAAATCTTAGTCTGTCCCGCTCTGGCCTACATCACAAGGAAAGATCAGCATTATGCcaaaaacaagttcaacttcaAGAGCAGCTGAGTCATGTTACTAGATTCAGTTCAACTGGAAAAGTTTCTTTGGAACCATCATATTTTGGAAATGCGAGAAGGGCATGGGAAGATAAGCTAGCATTGGCGCCACCTCCAATAGACGGTGAATGGCTACCTAAAGGTGCTGTCTATGCTCTAGTTGATCTGATGGCTGTCATGATTGGGCGTCCTAAAGGGTCATTTAAGGAGTGTGGAAGGCGGATACAATCTGGACTACAGTCCATTCATG AGGAGCTGTTGCAGCTTGGAATCACTGATGGTGCGACTG AGGTAGATTTGCATCACTCAGCTATCTGGATGGCTGGGGTGTATTTGATGATTCTGATGCAATTCCTCGAAAACAAAGTTGCTATGGCTCTGACACGGTCAGAATTTGTTGAAGCTCAAGAG GCGTTGGTGCAGATGAAAAATTGGCTCATTAGCTTTCCAACAATATTACAGGGATGTGAGAGCATTTTTGAGATGCTTAGAGGACAGTATGCTCATTCCCTGGGTATTTTTAGTGAAGCAGCTTTTCATTTTATTGAAGCAGCAAAG CTAACGGAGAGTAAATCAATGCAAGCTATGTGCCAAGTTTATGCAGCTGTCTCTTATATCTGCATTGGTGATGCTGAATCCTCTTCACAG GCGCTGGATTTAATTGGACCAGTTTACAGAATAATGGATTCTTTTGTAGGAGTACGAGAGAAAACTGCTGTTCTTTTTGCTTATGGCCTTCTACTGATGAAGCAACATAACCTACAAGAGGCACG ATCCGAGGCCTATAGGCGTGCCTTTACCCTTTTACAAGCGTCTTCCGAAGAAAACACAGATTGTCCTTGTTgttcctttgcctcctccaTCCGATTCTTTGCTTGGAGACTCTTCATCTGTCATTTATCTCCTTGTTGCACTTTGGAAAG GATTCGGCTGGCCAGTGGCCTGAGGATCACACATCAACATTTGGGGAATATTCAACTTGTTTCACAGTATTTGACAATCCTTGGGAGTTTGGCACTTGCCCTGCATGACACTGGACAAGCCAGAGAAATTCTGAAGTCCTCTTTGACATTGGCAAAGTCACTTTATGATATTCCTACTCAGATTTGGGTGCTTTCGGTTTTGACAG CCTTGTATCAAGAACTTGGTGAGAGGGGAAATGAAATGGCAAACTCTGAATATGAGAGGAAAAAAGCGGATGATCTACAGAAGAGGCTAGCTGATGCTCAGTCATCCATACATCACATTGAATTG